In the Staphylococcus condimenti genome, one interval contains:
- the ppx gene encoding exopolyphosphatase, producing the protein MMKRIGLIDIGSNTIRLVVFEYDKETGLSEIQNIKTPARLSQYLEDDLTMNQEGIDVLIDSLESFKKVADAYKVDELHPIATAAIRQSKNRDDILKQTKKKLGIKTSIVPELDEAFYGFYAIINSTDIENGLSVDIGGGSTEVTLFKDKELIHSHSFPFGVVTLTRKFFGDEPHDNKDAIKKMQKFLEKEFSSLSWINNQKVALVGVGGSARNTARIHQSEVSYPIGGVHCYSMTGKDLDQVFNLIKDSSRDELTNLDGLSRDRVDIILPAVAVFKALFKQVDATQFTFSRKGLREGYVMHHLNEKYPDAFDRFNVQDRALFQLSNAYKHEQAGARQRVVLARDLLEQLTAIDKISLTDKEKRLFEQAAYVYYLGRFIDSDSGSQHTYYIISNSMIDGFNHHDRVKLAMMASFKNKSLLKFYNNETGWLDNDELSDLQSLGGIIKFVDALNVSHTNPVKRVELEKKDKDNYILNAYHTGNPIAEEYQANRQKKHLEKVLKSKVSINFTKS; encoded by the coding sequence ATTATGAAACGCATTGGTTTAATTGACATCGGTTCCAACACCATCAGACTTGTTGTCTTTGAATATGATAAAGAAACAGGTCTTTCAGAAATACAAAACATTAAAACACCAGCACGACTTAGTCAATATTTAGAAGACGATTTGACTATGAATCAAGAAGGAATTGATGTATTAATTGATTCCTTAGAAAGTTTTAAAAAAGTAGCGGATGCTTACAAAGTAGATGAATTGCATCCTATTGCAACTGCGGCGATTCGTCAATCGAAAAACCGTGATGATATTTTAAAACAAACTAAGAAAAAATTAGGTATTAAAACCTCAATAGTACCTGAATTAGATGAAGCTTTCTACGGATTTTATGCCATCATCAATTCTACCGATATCGAAAACGGATTATCTGTAGATATCGGCGGCGGATCTACTGAAGTTACATTATTTAAGGATAAAGAACTTATCCATTCCCACAGCTTCCCATTTGGTGTTGTCACATTAACACGTAAATTCTTTGGTGATGAACCACATGATAACAAGGATGCTATTAAAAAAATGCAGAAATTCTTGGAGAAAGAATTCAGTTCATTGAGCTGGATTAACAATCAAAAAGTTGCTTTAGTCGGTGTGGGCGGTTCTGCACGTAACACCGCTCGAATTCATCAATCTGAAGTATCCTATCCTATTGGTGGCGTACATTGCTACTCAATGACAGGAAAAGATTTAGATCAAGTGTTCAATCTTATCAAAGACAGTTCTCGTGATGAATTAACTAATTTAGATGGATTAAGCCGTGACCGCGTTGACATCATTCTACCTGCGGTTGCCGTCTTCAAAGCATTATTCAAACAAGTAGATGCAACACAATTTACATTCTCTAGAAAAGGGCTGCGTGAAGGTTATGTAATGCATCATTTGAACGAAAAGTATCCAGACGCTTTTGATCGTTTCAATGTTCAAGATCGAGCACTTTTCCAATTATCAAATGCTTATAAACACGAACAAGCCGGTGCGCGACAACGTGTTGTACTTGCACGTGACTTGCTTGAACAATTAACAGCAATAGATAAAATTTCTTTAACTGACAAAGAAAAAAGACTATTTGAACAAGCTGCATATGTTTACTATCTAGGACGTTTTATCGATTCAGATTCAGGATCTCAACATACTTACTACATTATTTCCAATTCAATGATTGACGGCTTTAACCATCATGACCGTGTTAAACTCGCAATGATGGCAAGTTTTAAAAACAAATCATTATTGAAATTTTATAACAATGAAACAGGTTGGTTAGATAACGATGAACTCAGTGATTTACAATCATTGGGCGGAATTATTAAATTTGTTGATGCCTTAAATGTTTCTCATACAAACCCTGTTAAACGCGTTGAACTTGAAAAAAAGGATAAAGATAACTACATTCTCAATGCCTATCATACAGGCAATCCCATTGCCGAAGAGTATCAAGCCAATCGCCAAAAGAAACATTTAGAAAAAGTATTAAAATCAAAAGTATCCATTAACTTTACAAAATCTTAA
- a CDS encoding DUF1307 domain-containing protein: MKRSILAIATLIAGIFLMTACDKEQSKTYEGDLQGAEVLTTLTYKGDKVLKQSSIMTIDYDKNGVSKSDAEKILDKQEKIFKDVEGVTYKKEVKKDKAIQKVEIDYETDDVKKMTKKLGITGPAKGEDYVNMKDVQRAMKKAGFEEKKPLKDNE, from the coding sequence ATGAAACGAAGCATCCTTGCAATAGCAACATTGATAGCTGGTATTTTCTTAATGACAGCATGCGATAAAGAACAATCGAAAACCTATGAAGGTGATCTTCAAGGAGCAGAAGTGCTTACGACACTTACTTATAAAGGTGATAAAGTGCTTAAACAATCTAGTATTATGACAATTGATTATGATAAGAACGGTGTTTCAAAATCAGACGCTGAGAAAATTTTGGATAAACAAGAAAAGATATTCAAAGACGTTGAAGGTGTTACTTATAAAAAGGAAGTAAAAAAAGATAAAGCGATTCAAAAAGTAGAGATTGATTATGAGACTGACGATGTGAAAAAAATGACTAAGAAATTAGGTATTACTGGTCCGGCAAAAGGCGAAGACTATGTCAATATGAAAGATGTACAGCGTGCAATGAAAAAAGCTGGTTTTGAGGAAAAGAAACCATTGAAAGATAATGAATAA
- a CDS encoding CPBP family intramembrane glutamic endopeptidase, producing the protein MSDLFTNTEHIKQPLSKDPFDSTKIMKRDFWLIPLYVILLNIVPFLLILPVWMYESSIHSHISKTTQSFILTIGTVLGEIILLFIFYLMHRKYLIPLAVKRFAQAKKYILIVVLAYISMMVVTAAYDGLMRLLPKAYQFTETQNQMLILKMFDNPWAWPVLFIDIVILTPFVEELLFRHLIIHELGKKIGYIAGAVISALVFAFVHVTSAHSPFEYGVYLIMAIALVYVYMKSGRNLAVSISLHMLINAIGFISIIVQYLK; encoded by the coding sequence ATGTCGGATCTATTTACAAATACAGAACATATAAAGCAGCCATTGTCTAAGGATCCATTTGACTCAACTAAAATTATGAAACGAGATTTTTGGTTGATACCGCTGTATGTTATTCTTTTAAATATCGTACCATTCTTATTAATTCTACCGGTATGGATGTATGAATCATCTATACATTCACATATTTCTAAAACGACCCAATCCTTTATTTTGACAATCGGTACAGTTTTAGGTGAGATAATTTTATTATTTATATTTTATTTAATGCATCGTAAGTACCTTATTCCGCTTGCAGTTAAAAGGTTCGCACAAGCAAAGAAATACATACTGATTGTGGTTTTGGCATATATTTCGATGATGGTAGTAACAGCTGCTTACGACGGATTAATGAGGTTATTGCCTAAAGCTTACCAATTTACCGAGACACAAAACCAGATGCTTATATTGAAAATGTTCGATAATCCATGGGCTTGGCCAGTTTTATTTATAGATATCGTGATATTAACTCCATTTGTGGAAGAATTGCTTTTCCGTCATCTGATTATTCATGAACTTGGAAAAAAAATCGGTTATATCGCAGGAGCAGTTATTTCAGCATTAGTTTTTGCCTTTGTACATGTGACAAGTGCCCACTCACCATTTGAATACGGGGTATATCTCATCATGGCAATTGCGTTAGTTTATGTTTATATGAAATCAGGCAGAAACTTAGCGGTCTCTATCTCGCTGCATATGTTGATTAACGCTATCGGATTTATTTCAATCATTGTCCAATATCTTAAATAA
- a CDS encoding CPBP family intramembrane glutamic endopeptidase, which yields MINNPFDSPKVMKRDFGLIPLYFLLLNVGQIIVLGIGLIVIETFHMNIPHNSNAIASSFGDIISFSLLFYIFYKMHQHYIIPIVIERIKQAKAYIWLVIITYIVYLIVDHAYSYALQFLPKHYQFEESQNQTVIIEQFNTPWLWPVLFLTTGILGPIAEELIFRHILIHELGKKITYIGAAIVSTLIFAVMHVHAGSSPFEVIPYLYGGFFLAFVYLKSGKNLAVSCGYHILNNSIAVLSMFYDRL from the coding sequence ATGATTAATAACCCATTCGATTCCCCGAAAGTCATGAAACGCGACTTTGGGCTGATTCCATTGTATTTTCTATTGCTAAACGTTGGTCAAATTATCGTACTTGGCATTGGCCTGATTGTCATAGAAACATTCCACATGAATATTCCACATAACAGTAATGCGATTGCGAGCAGTTTTGGCGACATTATTAGTTTTTCATTGCTATTTTATATTTTTTATAAGATGCACCAACACTATATCATTCCGATTGTCATTGAACGGATTAAGCAAGCGAAGGCCTATATCTGGCTCGTTATTATTACCTATATAGTCTACTTGATTGTAGATCACGCCTACTCCTATGCTTTGCAATTTTTGCCGAAACACTATCAATTCGAAGAATCACAAAATCAAACAGTGATTATTGAACAATTTAATACACCATGGTTGTGGCCAGTACTCTTTTTAACTACTGGGATACTGGGACCGATTGCTGAAGAATTAATATTTCGTCATATATTGATTCATGAGCTTGGAAAGAAAATTACTTATATCGGAGCAGCAATCGTATCTACGTTGATTTTTGCGGTAATGCATGTACATGCGGGTTCATCACCATTTGAAGTCATACCTTATTTATATGGTGGTTTCTTTTTAGCTTTTGTATATTTGAAATCAGGTAAAAACTTAGCAGTGTCTTGTGGATATCATATTCTTAACAATTCGATAGCTGTATTATCTATGTTTTACGATCGACTTTAA
- a CDS encoding ABC transporter ATP-binding protein: MTTILELKDVCYKVDKRLIIDHIDLTVKDGEKIAVVGPSGSGKSTLFHLLNNLISPTDGELFYKGKPYKDYQPESLRRQISYMPQSTELFDSTIGENLAFPALARNDKFDSDRAKKLLASFGLGDYKLDTNVEFLSGGERQRICLARQLMYIPDVLLLDEATSALDADNTKKAEDAIFSLAKDEGVSVMWITHSYDQSMSHFDRRIDIVDGKINKDNKGDIDV, encoded by the coding sequence ATGACTACTATACTAGAATTAAAAGACGTTTGCTATAAAGTAGATAAACGTCTGATTATTGACCACATTGATTTAACAGTTAAAGACGGTGAAAAAATAGCAGTGGTCGGGCCATCTGGAAGTGGTAAGAGCACACTCTTTCATTTATTGAACAATTTAATCAGTCCGACTGACGGCGAATTATTTTATAAAGGGAAACCTTATAAAGATTACCAACCAGAATCGTTGCGCCGGCAAATCAGCTATATGCCGCAATCAACAGAATTGTTTGATTCAACAATAGGTGAAAACCTAGCATTTCCTGCACTGGCTCGAAATGACAAATTTGATTCAGATCGTGCTAAAAAATTATTAGCTAGTTTTGGATTAGGTGATTACAAGCTCGATACGAATGTAGAATTTTTATCTGGAGGAGAGCGTCAACGTATTTGTCTGGCACGTCAATTGATGTACATACCGGATGTATTGCTGCTTGACGAAGCAACAAGCGCACTGGATGCAGACAACACAAAAAAAGCAGAAGATGCAATTTTCAGCTTAGCCAAAGATGAAGGTGTATCAGTAATGTGGATTACACATAGCTATGACCAAAGTATGTCTCACTTTGATCGTCGTATTGATATTGTCGATGGCAAAATTAATAAGGATAATAAGGGGGACATTGATGTATGA
- a CDS encoding ABC transporter permease yields the protein MSTTALCISAMLLIIPIAISIKEKLHIAKELIVASIRAVIQLVILGFILHFIFDLNSPWILILFVLVIIVNASWNTIGRASKIMHNVFWISFISIFIGTALPLIVIVAAGAIKFTGNELIPIAGMLANNGLIAINLAYQNLDRSFVREYGTIECKLSLGASPKLASKSAVQESIKLAIVPTIDSVKTYGLVSIPGMMSGLIISGVDPLQAIKFQLLVVFIHTTATIMSALIATYLSYKQFFNNRDQLIGSMLDENEE from the coding sequence ATGAGTACAACAGCTCTATGTATTTCCGCAATGCTCTTGATTATTCCGATAGCCATCTCCATTAAAGAGAAATTGCATATTGCTAAAGAATTAATTGTTGCTTCTATCAGAGCAGTAATTCAATTAGTGATTCTTGGTTTTATTTTACATTTTATTTTTGACTTGAATTCACCATGGATTTTAATTCTTTTCGTTTTAGTGATTATAGTTAATGCATCTTGGAATACAATCGGACGTGCTTCTAAAATTATGCATAATGTATTCTGGATTTCTTTTATATCAATCTTCATAGGTACTGCGTTGCCATTAATTGTTATTGTGGCAGCAGGAGCTATCAAGTTTACAGGGAATGAATTAATTCCAATCGCAGGTATGTTGGCAAATAATGGTTTAATCGCTATCAATTTGGCATATCAAAACTTAGACCGTTCATTTGTAAGAGAGTACGGTACAATAGAGTGCAAGCTTTCATTAGGGGCTTCACCGAAACTCGCTTCAAAATCAGCAGTTCAAGAAAGTATTAAACTCGCTATTGTGCCAACAATCGATTCAGTTAAAACATATGGTTTAGTTTCTATTCCGGGAATGATGTCTGGATTGATTATCAGTGGTGTAGATCCGCTTCAAGCCATCAAATTCCAATTGCTTGTTGTATTTATCCACACAACTGCAACCATTATGTCTGCATTAATTGCAACATACTTAAGCTATAAACAATTCTTTAATAATCGCGATCAATTAATCGGAAGCATGTTAGATGAAAACGAAGAATAA
- a CDS encoding MFS transporter has protein sequence MSFMRIVTFIISVFIVGMVEMMVAGIMNLMSHDLHVSEAWIGQLVTLYAVTFAVCGPILVKLTNRFNAKSVLLWTIVAFVAGNAMIVVSPNFAVLIIGRIISSAAAALIIVKVLALTAMLTAPEHRGKMIGIVYSGFSGANVLGVPIGTILGGWLGWRATFVFIIVISVLAAILMIRYLPTASELSFVSEGQESGQTPQSKILNRKEVIKYLTITFLLLTANSITFVYINPLMLSNGHDLKFVSFVLLINGIAGTLGTSMGGFLADKWSSKTWLLTATLTFAVALAVINWFLSASWMLIIIIFIWNVMQWSTNPAVQSGIIEHVQGDASQVLSWNMSSLNAGIAAGGMLGGLIVSHLGVNAVTYSSSILGFIIVIIILFLKKVRHTPVQNAVNTKSA, from the coding sequence ATGTCATTCATGCGTATTGTGACCTTTATTATCAGCGTCTTTATCGTCGGAATGGTGGAAATGATGGTTGCTGGAATTATGAACTTGATGAGCCATGATTTGCATGTTTCTGAAGCATGGATCGGTCAATTGGTAACATTATATGCTGTGACTTTTGCAGTATGCGGACCGATTTTAGTCAAACTGACTAATCGATTTAATGCAAAATCTGTTTTATTATGGACGATTGTGGCTTTCGTAGCAGGTAACGCTATGATTGTCGTATCACCTAATTTTGCAGTCTTAATTATCGGACGTATTATTTCATCTGCAGCTGCCGCATTGATTATTGTAAAAGTATTGGCGTTGACAGCGATGCTGACTGCACCTGAGCATAGAGGGAAAATGATTGGGATTGTTTATTCAGGCTTCAGCGGCGCCAATGTTTTAGGTGTGCCGATTGGAACAATACTCGGCGGCTGGTTAGGTTGGCGTGCAACATTTGTTTTTATTATCGTTATCAGTGTACTAGCAGCTATCTTAATGATACGCTACTTGCCGACTGCTTCAGAGCTTTCATTTGTCTCAGAAGGACAAGAAAGCGGACAAACACCGCAATCGAAAATTTTAAATCGTAAAGAAGTGATTAAATATCTAACGATTACTTTCTTATTGCTCACAGCGAACTCCATCACGTTCGTTTATATTAACCCATTGATGCTTTCAAATGGCCATGATTTGAAATTCGTTTCATTTGTACTATTAATCAATGGTATCGCAGGTACACTCGGAACATCTATGGGCGGCTTCTTAGCAGACAAATGGTCTAGTAAAACTTGGCTTCTAACAGCAACATTAACATTTGCTGTCGCATTAGCAGTTATTAACTGGTTCTTATCTGCTTCTTGGATGCTTATCATTATTATCTTTATTTGGAATGTAATGCAATGGAGCACAAATCCTGCTGTACAAAGCGGTATTATTGAACATGTTCAAGGAGATGCAAGCCAAGTACTCAGCTGGAACATGTCGAGTTTAAATGCGGGTATCGCAGCAGGCGGTATGCTTGGAGGTTTGATTGTATCGCATCTCGGAGTGAATGCTGTGACATATAGTTCCAGCATACTTGGATTTATCATCGTCATTATTATTCTTTTCTTGAAAAAAGTACGACATACACCAGTACAAAATGCTGTAAACACTAAAAGCGCTTAA
- a CDS encoding carboxylesterase family protein has product METIIRETVAGTVKGQTQDQLEIYRGIPYAEPPIDTNRFKHAKLKMQWDNNNLDATSFGPIPLQPYNKLETFFSTHNQNFEQSEDCLYLNIYKPLTTKQNETFPIIIWFYGGGFLNGHGSAELYQPQHLAETAHAIVITFNYRLGALGYTNWHLLNENYDMNCGLSDQLAVLKWVQYFISDFDGDKDNVTLMGQSAGAMSIQALLHFKEAEPLFHKVVLSSGTLNFDSIENSRVNAYRFKIMTMLQYNQSFETLTRPQMMKIMDKDLEDRKPSKGLELFYRPIFNPDTMSERILGDKPVLAGYTAREGDIYIRGRFHKLKPKRFMEVAELNDINIDTQLFNIKKHDGQAVAITEYYFKQPLLVWLNHYPGSKKWLYRFDWSNPESKHFRSPYHILDVIFWLGHLDILSAQGAPADSEALELENEMQESVAKFIRSGECDWKPYTQYDVSPHIFK; this is encoded by the coding sequence ATGGAGACGATTATACGTGAAACTGTTGCTGGAACTGTTAAAGGACAGACTCAAGATCAATTAGAAATATATCGAGGTATTCCTTATGCTGAACCGCCTATTGATACAAACCGCTTCAAACATGCAAAATTAAAAATGCAATGGGATAACAACAACTTAGACGCAACTTCATTCGGCCCCATCCCTCTTCAACCATACAATAAACTTGAAACTTTCTTTTCTACACATAACCAAAACTTCGAACAAAGCGAAGACTGTCTTTACTTGAATATCTATAAACCGCTAACTACGAAACAAAACGAAACATTCCCTATTATCATCTGGTTTTATGGCGGCGGTTTTCTTAATGGCCATGGATCTGCTGAATTATATCAACCGCAACATCTTGCTGAAACTGCACATGCAATTGTCATTACATTCAATTATCGACTTGGTGCACTAGGCTATACGAATTGGCACTTACTTAATGAAAACTATGATATGAACTGCGGGCTTTCTGATCAACTTGCTGTACTCAAATGGGTACAATACTTTATCTCAGACTTTGATGGCGATAAAGATAATGTCACTTTAATGGGACAATCTGCGGGTGCAATGAGTATCCAAGCTTTATTGCATTTCAAAGAAGCAGAACCTCTTTTCCATAAAGTTGTTTTGAGCAGCGGGACTCTTAATTTTGATTCAATTGAAAACAGCAGAGTCAATGCTTATCGCTTCAAAATAATGACGATGCTGCAATATAATCAATCATTTGAAACTTTAACGAGGCCTCAAATGATGAAAATAATGGATAAAGATTTGGAAGATCGCAAACCTTCGAAAGGACTTGAACTTTTCTATCGTCCTATTTTCAACCCTGACACGATGTCAGAAAGAATTCTTGGTGATAAACCTGTTTTAGCAGGCTATACGGCTCGTGAAGGTGATATTTATATTCGCGGCAGATTTCATAAACTTAAACCTAAGCGTTTTATGGAAGTCGCAGAACTCAATGATATTAATATTGATACCCAGTTGTTCAATATTAAAAAGCATGACGGACAAGCCGTTGCAATCACAGAATATTATTTTAAACAACCTTTACTCGTTTGGTTGAACCACTATCCTGGTTCAAAAAAATGGCTGTACCGCTTTGATTGGTCCAATCCTGAATCCAAACATTTCCGATCACCTTATCATATTCTTGATGTCATTTTCTGGCTCGGCCATCTCGATATTTTATCAGCACAGGGTGCACCTGCTGATAGTGAGGCACTTGAACTGGAAAATGAGATGCAGGAAAGCGTAGCAAAATTTATAAGAAGCGGAGAATGCGATTGGAAGCCATACACTCAATATGATGTTTCACCCCACATTTTCAAATAA
- a CDS encoding APC family permease: MENKESNKINLSQLVLLGLGSLIGSGWLFGAWEASSVAGPAAIISWIIGFIVIGTIAYNYIEIGTMFPQSGGMSNYAQYTHGSLLGFIAAWANWVSLVTIIPIEAVSAVQYMSSWPWDWAKFMGKLMHNGTISTLGLFAVFAIIIIFSLLNYWSVKLLTSFTSLISFFKLGVPTLTIILLVISGFHPGNYGHSLSSFMPYGSAPIFAATTTSGIIFSFNAFQTIINMGSEIQRPEKNIGRGIVISLTLAATLYVILQIVFIGSMPEGMLSKHGWNGIQFNSPFADMAILLNLNWLAILLYIEAVVSPFGTGVSFVAVTGRVLRAMEQNGHIPKFLGKINETYNIPRVAIIFNAIISMIMVSIFRSWGTLASVISTATLVAYLTGPTTVIALRKMAPSMHRPFRANLLKVMAPLSFVLASLAIYWAMWPTTAEVILIIILGLPIYFFYEYKMNWKNTKKQIGGSLWIIIYLLVLALLSFIGSKEFKGMNFIHYPYDFLVITIVALAFYKLGTTSYFESIYFKRAKRINTKMNKDMTERLDNDTDDLNQAVETK, translated from the coding sequence ATGGAAAATAAAGAAAGCAATAAAATAAATCTCTCCCAACTCGTCTTGTTGGGCCTCGGATCATTAATTGGTTCTGGTTGGCTATTCGGGGCTTGGGAAGCTTCATCTGTCGCAGGTCCAGCGGCAATCATTTCTTGGATTATCGGCTTTATCGTTATTGGAACAATTGCATATAACTATATTGAAATTGGAACAATGTTCCCGCAATCAGGCGGTATGAGTAATTATGCCCAATATACGCATGGCTCGCTACTCGGCTTTATCGCAGCATGGGCTAACTGGGTATCACTTGTAACGATTATCCCGATTGAAGCAGTTTCAGCAGTTCAATATATGAGTTCATGGCCTTGGGACTGGGCTAAATTCATGGGGAAATTAATGCATAACGGGACCATCAGTACATTAGGTTTATTCGCTGTATTTGCGATTATCATTATCTTCTCTTTACTGAATTACTGGTCTGTAAAGTTATTAACTTCATTCACAAGTTTAATCTCCTTCTTCAAATTAGGAGTACCAACTTTAACGATTATATTATTAGTTATTTCAGGATTTCACCCTGGTAATTACGGACATAGTTTGAGTAGTTTCATGCCATATGGCAGTGCACCGATTTTTGCAGCTACAACGACATCAGGAATCATCTTCTCATTCAACGCTTTCCAAACAATTATCAATATGGGTTCTGAAATACAACGCCCTGAAAAAAATATTGGCCGCGGTATTGTGATTAGTTTAACACTGGCTGCAACATTATATGTTATCTTGCAAATAGTTTTCATCGGCTCTATGCCTGAAGGAATGCTTTCAAAACATGGATGGAACGGCATTCAATTCAACTCTCCGTTCGCAGACATGGCAATCCTTTTAAACTTGAACTGGTTAGCAATTCTTTTATACATTGAAGCTGTTGTTTCACCTTTTGGTACAGGCGTTTCTTTCGTCGCAGTAACAGGTCGTGTTTTACGCGCAATGGAACAAAACGGTCATATTCCGAAATTCTTAGGCAAAATTAATGAAACATATAATATTCCACGTGTTGCAATAATTTTTAATGCAATCATCAGTATGATTATGGTATCTATCTTCCGTTCGTGGGGTACACTTGCCAGTGTCATTTCAACAGCGACGCTTGTTGCCTATCTGACAGGACCGACAACTGTTATTGCATTACGCAAAATGGCACCCAGTATGCATCGTCCTTTCAGAGCCAATCTTTTAAAAGTCATGGCGCCACTTTCATTCGTACTGGCCTCTCTCGCCATTTATTGGGCAATGTGGCCGACAACAGCAGAAGTTATCTTGATTATTATCTTAGGATTGCCGATTTATTTTTTCTATGAATATAAAATGAATTGGAAGAATACGAAAAAACAAATCGGCGGCAGTTTATGGATTATCATTTATTTATTAGTATTAGCTTTACTGTCCTTTATCGGCAGTAAAGAGTTCAAAGGTATGAACTTCATACATTATCCATATGACTTCCTTGTAATTACAATTGTAGCTTTAGCATTCTATAAACTGGGTACAACAAGCTACTTTGAGAGTATTTATTTCAAACGTGCAAAACGTATCAATACAAAAATGAACAAAGACATGACTGAACGTTTAGATAATGATACAGATGATTTAAACCAAGCAGTTGAAACAAAATAA
- a CDS encoding YdeI/OmpD-associated family protein, whose translation MTEERTNPKAEAFFQRAKEWKAEYEALRKIIMENPDLVEDYKWMKPCYTYEGHNVVLIHGFKDYCALLFHKGVLLPDPENKLIQQTKNVQAARQLRFTSVAQILEEADMIRDYVKEAVAVEKSGKKVEMKRTEEYDMPEELKAALEADKALDEAFHNLTPGRQRQYMYTIGQAKRASTRQNRVDKYKPMILQGKGLND comes from the coding sequence ATGACTGAAGAAAGAACAAATCCTAAAGCAGAAGCATTTTTTCAAAGAGCGAAAGAGTGGAAGGCTGAGTATGAAGCTTTAAGAAAGATTATTATGGAAAATCCGGATTTAGTGGAAGATTATAAATGGATGAAGCCATGTTATACATATGAAGGGCATAATGTCGTGTTAATACATGGGTTTAAAGATTATTGTGCATTGTTGTTTCATAAAGGTGTTTTATTACCAGATCCTGAAAACAAATTAATACAACAAACTAAAAATGTGCAAGCAGCACGTCAATTACGTTTTACATCTGTTGCGCAGATACTTGAAGAAGCAGATATGATTCGTGATTATGTCAAAGAGGCTGTAGCAGTTGAAAAATCTGGTAAAAAAGTGGAAATGAAGCGTACAGAAGAATACGATATGCCTGAAGAGTTGAAAGCAGCATTAGAGGCTGACAAGGCATTAGATGAAGCATTCCATAATTTAACACCAGGACGTCAGCGTCAATATATGTATACAATCGGACAAGCAAAACGTGCCTCAACAAGACAAAATCGCGTAGATAAATATAAACCGATGATTTTACAAGGCAAAGGGTTAAACGATTAA